One region of Fragaria vesca subsp. vesca linkage group LG4, FraVesHawaii_1.0, whole genome shotgun sequence genomic DNA includes:
- the LOC101314848 gene encoding uncharacterized protein LOC101314848: MALSETLMEQRTLELQLVSAKNLKNVNLLTKMDVYAVVSLNGDAYNGNQKTKTKPVPNCGTDPTFNFTLHFSLDDSLLIKHNVLSLEVKLVSQRLLGDKVIGAVHVPLKELFDSADPRDMKFISYQVRRPSGKPKGELTFSYKFGEKVTVPKPAKKSEPVMAYPVGATKSTGYPPQGYPTVQQKPAKKKSSGMGFGTGLIGGLLVGDMLSHIGGGGCGGGGGCGGGCGGGCGGGGCGG, from the coding sequence ATGGCTCTCTCTGAAACTTTAATGGAGCAACGGACTCTGGAACTACAGCTGGTCTCCGCCAAGAACCTGAAAAACGTGAACCTCCTCACCAAGATGGACGTCTACGCCGTGGTCTCCCTCAACGGCGACGCCTACAACGGCAATCAGAAGACCAAGACCAAACCCGTCCCAAACTGCGGCACCGACCCCACCTTCAACTTCACCCTGCACTTCAGCCTCGATGACTCCCTACTCATTAAACACAACGTACTCTCCCTCGAGGTCAAGCTCGTCAGCCAGCGCCTCCTTGGTGACAAGGTCATCGGCGCCGTCCACGTCCCCCTCAAGGAGCTCTTCGACTCCGCCGACCCCAGGGACATGAAGTTTATATCATACCAGGTCCGGCGACCTTCCGGCAAGCCCAAGGGCGAGCTCACCTTCTCTTATAAGTTCGGGGAAAAGGTCACGGTGCCGAAGCCGGCCAAGAAGAGTGAGCCGGTGATGGCGTACCCGGTTGGTGCAACAAAGTCGACGGGTTACCCGCCACAGGGTTACCCGACGGTGCAGCAGAAACCAGCAAAGAAGAAAAGTTCAGGGATGGGATTCGGTACTGGGTTAATTGGTGGGCTGTTGGTTGGAGATATGTTGTCCCACATTGGCGGTGGCGGATGCGGCGGCGGCGGCGGATGCGGCGGAGGATGCGGTGGAGGATGCGGCGGTGGGGGTTGTGGTGGTTGA
- the LOC101304273 gene encoding mitochondrial thiamine pyrophosphate carrier-like, whose protein sequence is MEEPGQLKRAVIDATAGLIAGGISRTVTSPLDVIKIRFQVQLEPTSSWALVRRNLTEPSKYTGMFQATRDIFREEGLPGFWRGNVPALLMVMPYTAIQFTVLHKLKTFAAGSSKSEDHVHLSPYLSYISGALAGCAATVGSYPFDLLRTLLASQGEPKVYPTMRSAFVEIVKTRGFRGLYAGLSPTLVEIVPYAGLQFGTYDTFKRWTMMLNQFRSSSEDLYGTENSLTSFQLFLCGLAAGTCAKLVCHPLDVVKKRFQIEGLQRHPRYGARVEHRAYSNMVDALRRIVQKEGWAGLYKGIVPSTVKAAPAGAVTFVAYEYTSDWLESRL, encoded by the exons ATGGAAGAGCCCGGCCAGCTCAAGCGGGCCGTCATTGACGCCACGGCGGGCTTAATCGCCGGCGGGATTTCCCGGACAGTCACGTCGCCGCTCGACGTCATCAAGATTCGATTCCAG GTTCAGCTGGAGCCTACATCTTCATGGGCTTTGGTTCGCCGGAATTTGACCGAGCCGTCAAAGTATACCGGGATGTTTCAAGCTACTAGGGATATTTTCAGAGAGGAAGGCTTACCG GGTTTCTGGCGAGGCAATGTTCCAGCTCTACTTATGGTTATGCCATATACTGCGATACAGTTCACTGTACTACATAAATTGAAAACATTTGCGGCTGGTTCTTCCAAGTCAG AGGATCATGTTCATTTGAGTCCTTATTTGTCCTACATCAGTGGAGCATTAGCAGGTTGTGCAGCCACTGTCGGATCATACCCGTTTGATCTTCTAAGAACCTTGCTAGCTTCACAGGGGGAACCTAAG GTGTATCCAACTATGAGGTCTGCATTTGTAGAAATAGTTAAAACTCGTGGGTTTCGAGGATTATATGCTGGATTGTCACCAACACTGGTTGAGATTGTTCCTTATGCGGGCTTGCAATTTGGTACCTATGACACATTTAAGCGCTGGACCATG ATGTTGAACCAGTTTAGATCATCAAGTGAAGACTTATACGGTACAGAGAATAGTCTCACAAGCTTTCAGCTTTTCCTTTGTGGTCTGGCTGCCGGGACATGTGCCAAACTTGTCTGTCATCCACTTGATGTGGTCAAGAAAAGATTCCAG ATTGAAGGACTACAGAGGCACCCAAGATATGGAGCTCGAGTAGAGCACCGTGCCTACAGCAATATGGTTGATGCCCTGCGACGAATAGTGCAGAAAGAAGGCTGGGCTGGTCTTTATAAGGGAATAGTTCCATCAACCGTCAAAGCTGCTCCTGCTGGTGCGGTGACATTTGTGGCTTATGAATATACATCAGACTGGTTAGAGTCTAGATTATAA
- the LOC101304564 gene encoding uncharacterized protein LOC101304564, whose protein sequence is MEQRTLELELVSAKDLKDVNLISKMDVYAVVSLDGDAYNGKQKTKTKLVPNCGTNPTFNFPMRFTLDDSLTQQNRLSLEVKLVCERSLGDKDIGAVHVPVKELFDSADPKNMKFISYQVRRPSGRPKGELSFSYKFGEKVAVPAPEVAKKGEPVTAYPVGAPSYGAYAQQATSSSGSGYPPPQPGYGYPPPPPGAGYPEAPPPGYGYPPPQPGYAYPPQQPGYGYPPPPPGYGYPPVQQQQPEKKKNKFGMGLGAGLLGGVLGGMLIGDMVSDGGGGCGGGGCGGGGCGGF, encoded by the coding sequence ATGGAGCAAAGGACTCTGGAGCTGGAGCTGGTCTCCGCCAAGGACCTAAAAGATGTGAACCTCATCTCCAAGATGGACGTCTACGCCGTCGTCTCCCTCGACGGCGACGCCTACAACGGCAAGCAGAAGACCAAAACCAAACTCGTCCCAAACTGCGGCACCAACCCCACCTTCAACTTCCCCATGCGCTTCACCCTCGACGACTCTCTCACCCAACAGAACCGCCTCTCCCTCGAAGTCAAGCTCGTCTGCGAGCGCAGCCTCGGCGACAAGGACATCGGCGCCGTCCACGTCCCCGTCAAGGAGCTCTTCGACTCCGCCGACCCCAAGAACATGAAGTTCATTTCGTATCAGGTCCGGCGACCCTCCGGCAGGCCCAAGGGCGAGCTGAGTTTCTCTTACAAGTTTGGGGAAAAGGTGGCCGTGCCGGCGCCGGAAGTTGCGAAGAAAGGTGAGCCGGTGACGGCGTACCCGGTTGGTGCGCCGTCGTACGGGGCGTACGCGCAACAGGCCACGAGTTCGTCCGGGTCGGGTTACCCGCCGCCTCAACCCGGGTATGGATACCCGCCGCCGCCTCCTGGGGCGGGATACCCGGAAGCGCCTCCACCGGGATACGGGTACCCACCACCGCAACCGGGTTACGCGTACCCGCCGCAGCAGCCGGGGTATGGATATCCGCCGCCGCCGCCGGGATACGGATACCCGCCGGTGCAGCAGCAGCAACCGGAGAAGAAGAAGAACAAGTTTGGGATGGGATTGGGCGCAGGGTTGCTAGGAGGTGTGCTTGGTGGGATGTTGATTGGAGATATGGTGTCTGACGGCGGCGGTGGATGCGGTGGCGGAGGATGCGGCGGTGGCGGTTGTGGTGGGTTTTGA
- the LOC101303989 gene encoding uncharacterized protein LOC101303989 codes for MGQALRRAAGKARPGSTIETPSSSSSIPKTVVNHRPPVTPPEPVPEITKPDSDGSENLLEERDPKFDSMLNQMVGRIKSKPGGKPEMGEAHVVEKYKRPLPKLRDTKPDSGRFEERAAPPGTLNVSQLRHIILLHQGKAEDHNGPMEVQRIAEKFRVDVAEVRRIVQFVSLPPEDNSKQKKNS; via the exons ATGGGCCAGGCACTTCGCCGAGCCGCCGGGAAAGCCCGACCCGGTTCAACCATCGAAACGCCGTCGTCTTCTTCCTCAATACCCAAGACCGTCGTCAATCACCGGCCTCCGGTCACTCCCCCGGAACCGGTTCCGGAGATCACCAAACCCGATTCCG ATGGTAGTGAGAATCTGCTTGAAGAACGCGATCCCAAGTTCGATTCGATGCTGAATCAGATGGTGGGGAGGATCAAATCGAAGCCCGGAGGGAAACCGGAAATGGGTGAG GCACATGTGGTGGAGAAGTATAAGAGGCCGCTACCGAAGCTGAGGGACACGAAGCCGGATTCTGGTAGGTTTGAGGAAAGAGCAGCTCCACCGGGGACTCTGAATGTGTCGCAGCTGCGGCACATTATACTACTGCATCAGGGCAAGGCTGAGGATCACAATGGCCCCATGGAGGTGCAGAGAATTGCGGAGAAGTTTCGGGTTGATGTAGCTGAGGTTAGGAGGATTGTGCAGTTTGTGTCACTGCCTCCTGAGGATAATAGTAAACAGAAGAAGAATTCTTGA
- the LOC101314561 gene encoding uncharacterized protein LOC101314561 — protein MDSVEGNNHGDCTEDESAEHYFSPEALDINGVDGDPEILPRVGEEYQVELPPLIAVSDYLCRLENQTDAETTDRSSYRYLLGLPIPVTWINEEVECKKDEPYVGINDAVDAPHKNESIKSEYVSELVVSERDSLKFKAEPMDVESDEGLIFNEPAKLDVKQDMIMPENQSGCPVPGTSSVSWSHIEEASFLLGLYIFGKDLVLVTKFVGSKQMGDILSFYYGIFYKSKSYSRWSECKKMRSRKCIFGERIFTGLRHHELLSRLRPHVSEECQNTLLEVSKTFEEGKILLEEYVFILKSRVGLDALVEAMAIGKGKKDLTGISMDTPKSNRAVSSRREIPVGKACSALSPLEIVGFLTGNFRLSKARSNDLFWEAVWPRLLARGWHSEQPNQGHFATASKHSLVFLLPGIKKFSRRKLVKGSHYFDSITDVLSKVASDPELLELETGADKVSTSKNDNGWAHERKPDEGLPIQQRHCYLKPRTPSRGIDTMKFTVVDTSLAYGKTCKVRELRSLPVELNTSICISSSDSEDEDEDASDESTEISNSADTLCSRRNEVNVPKTIKTNLGRKEPEDGKYSEYGASEWEHQAFGPHETNVAIKIPKEKNLDTCDYMIPRRAMKFQRSQKVVPENKKATVAASRKRQRLATCSSKKSSRSNNHISQGPMLQQEACNFGHYSEVSEKKLSAVDPSSERLSSTSTTSRGGSPVISSEAVLGSNNMGAGQPHHWPQFDLNEEPISLDGDNDEPMMERQHDGTTQEPDGLHTVETSECMPASEQPLAVNPRRQSTRNRPLTTKVLEAFACGFLDTKQTRKSRDVFPREKSKSRRSRARVRFPDSFDTSVVDYNMQETSTAVHSSNADGYSELDMVSQLG, from the exons ATGGATTCAGTTGAAGGAAATAACCATGGCGATTGTACTGAAGATGAATCTGCTGAGCATTATTTTTCCCCAGAAGCTTTGGATATAAATGGTGTGGATGGCGATCCTGAGATACTTCCTAGAGTTGGAGAAGAGTACCAGGTTGAACTTCCCCCTCTAATAGCTGTATCTGATTATCTTTGCCGTCTAGAGAATCAAACTGATGCAGAAACCACAGATCGTAGTTCATACAGATATCTGTTGGGGTTGCCAATACCAGTAACATGGATCAATGAGGAAGTTGAATGTAAGAAAGATGAACCTTATGTGGGTATTAATGATGCAGTTGACGCGCCCCATAAAAATGAGTCTATAAAATCTGAATATGTCAGTGAGTTGGTTGTTTCAGAAAGGGACAGCTTAAAATTCAAAGCTGAGCCCATGGATGTTGAGTCGGATGAGGGACTAATTTTCAATGAGCCTGCAAAGTTAGATGTGAAACAAGATATGATAATGCCTGAAAATCAAAGTGGATGTCCAGTTCCTGGTACCTCGAGTGTTAGTTGGAGTCACATAGAAGAAGCCAGTTTTCTTCTTGGTTTATATATCTTCGGGAAGGACCTTGTGCTGGTGACGAAATTCGTTGGTAGTAAACAGATGGGTGATATATTATCATTCTACTACGGGATCTTTTACAAGTCTAAAAGCTACAGCAGGTGGTCTGAATGCAAGAAAATGAGAAGCAGAAAATGTATATTTGGAGAAAGAATATTTACAGGATTAAGGCATCATGAGTTGTTATCTCGTTTGCGTCCTCATGTGTCAGAAGAATGCCAAAACACTTTACTTGAG GTGTCAAAGACATTTGAGGAAGGAAAGATATTATTAGAAGAATATGTATTCATTCTAAAATCTAGAGTTGGACTGGATGCTCTTGTGGAAGCAATGGCAATTGGTAAAGGGAAGAAAGATCTCACAGGAATTTCCATGGACACCCCAAAGTCCAATCGGGCTGTTAGCAGTCGCAGAGAAATACCAGTTGGCAAAGCATGCTCTGCACTCTCGCCCTTGGAAATAGTTGGCTTTCTGACAGGAAATTTCCGGCTCAGTAAAGCTCGCTCAAACGATCTCTTCTGGGAAGCTGTTTGGCCGCGTTTGCTTGCTAGAGGTTGGCACTCTGAGCAGCCTAATCAGGGTCACTTTGCTACTGCTTCCAAGCATTCATTGGTCTTTCTTCTTCCTGGGATTAAGAAGTTCTCCAGAAGGAAACTGGTGAAGGGTAGTCACTATTTTGACTCGATAACTGATGTGCTCAGCAAAGTTGCGTCTGACCCGGAGCTCCTTGAGCTTGAGACAGGAGCAGATAAAGTTTCCACGAGTAAGAATGACAATGGGTGGGCCCATGAAAGAAAGCCCGACGAAGGTCTCCCAATCCAGCAACGACACTGTTATTTGAAACCTCGTACCCCCAGTCGTGGTATAGACACCATGAAGTTCACTGTTGTGGATACGAGTCTGGCCTATGGGAAAACATGCAAGGTGAGGGAACTGAGAAGCTTACCAGTTGAGTTGAATACCTCCATTTGTATCTCAAGTAGTGATTCTGAAGATGAAGACGAAGATGCTTCTGATGAATCAACAGAGATATCTAACTCCGCAGATACCTTGTGTTCTCGTAGGAATGAGGTCAATGTTCCCAAGACCATAAAGACCAATTTGGGTAGAAAAGAACCGGAAGATGGCAAGTATTCCGAGTATGGTGCTTCAGAGTGGGAGCATCAAGCTTTTGGTCCACATGAGACAAATGTGGCTATAAAGATCCCCAAGGAGAAGAACCTTGATACATGCGATTATATGATTCCTAGAAGAGCTATGAAGTTCCAAAGGAGCCAGAAAGTGGTGCCTGAAAATAAAAAAGCAACGGTTGCTGCTTCGAGAAAACGGCAGCGATTAGCTACTTGTAGTAGCAAAAAGAGCAGCAGGAGCAACAACCACATCTCGCAAGGTCCCATGTTACAACAAGAGGCCTGCAACTTTGGACACTATTCTGAAGTCAGCGAGAAAAAGCTCTCTGCAGTTGATCCATCTAGTGAGAGGTTATCATCCACCAGTACTACATCTAGAGGAGGCAGCCCAGTGATTAGTAGTGAAGCTGTTCTTGGTAGCAACAATATGGGTGCGGGACAACCTCATCATTGGCCTCAATTCGACTTGAATGAAGAACCGATTTCTTTAGATGGTGATAATGATGAACCTATGATGGAAAGACAACATGATGGAACAACCCAGGAACCAGATGGTCTGCATACAGTGGAAACATCTGAATGTATGCCTGCTTCTGAGCAACCACTTGCAGTTAACCCTCGGAGACAGAGCACAAGAAATCGTCCGCTGACCACTAAGGTACTGGAAGCTTTTGCTTGTGGATTTTTAGACACAAAGCAGACACGGAAGAGTAGGGATGTCTTTCCTCGGGAAAAATCCAAATCCAGACGTTCTCGAGCTAGGGTACGATTTCCTGACAGTTTTGATACTAGTGTTGTGGATTATAACATGCAGGAAACCAGTACTGCTGTCCACAGTAGTAATGCTGATGGATACAGTGAGCTTGACATGGTTTCCCAATTGGGTTAG